The following DNA comes from Micromonospora chokoriensis.
CAGTTGGACGCGCGGTCCGTGCCACACCTGACGGTCCACGCCGACCTGGCCGACGAGCTGCCGCCCGGGCGGTACGACGCGGTGGTCAGCGCGCTGGCGATCCACCACCTGGACGACGCCGGCAAGCGCGTGCTCTACCGGCGGGCCGCCGCGGCGCTGGCGCCGGGTGGGGTGTTCGTCAACGCCGAGCAGGTCGCCGGCCCGACCCCGGAGCTGGACCGGCGCTACGACGAGGTGTGGATGGAGCAGATCACCGAACTGGGCGCGTCCCCAGAGGAGATCGCCGCCTCCCGCGGCCGGATGCGCCACGATCGGCCGGCGACAGTGGCCGACCAGTGTCGGTGGCTCGCCGAGGCCGGCCTGGTCGACGTCGACTGCTACTTCAAGGAGTGGCGTTTCGCGGTGTTCGGCGGTCGCGCCGCGTGACGACAACCGGTATGGGTGTTTCGACGTCGGAGGGTGAGCCGGCGAACGCACGGATGACTGGCGGTCATACCTATGGGTAATCTGCTCGGCATGACTGCCAAGGTGACTCTGTCGTTCACCGACGAGACGATCGAGGAGGCCCGGCGGTTCGCGAAGCGCGAGGGCCTGTCGCTCTCCGCGTGGATGGACCAGGCCGCCCGGGAGAAGGCGCTGCGCGAGGTCTTCACCGCGCACGCCGCC
Coding sequences within:
- a CDS encoding DUF6364 family protein, producing MTAKVTLSFTDETIEEARRFAKREGLSLSAWMDQAAREKALREVFTAHAAAVGRAGLDLESAALADAREAGMVNDLLSGGRPRAA
- a CDS encoding class I SAM-dependent methyltransferase, yielding MSVTDVFDAVAGTYDEARRRLVPCFDSFYGTAVRVAAPPLRAALAAGRTPEVLDLGAGTGLLSLLLATAVPGVRLTLVDGAPAMLARATDQLDARSVPHLTVHADLADELPPGRYDAVVSALAIHHLDDAGKRVLYRRAAAALAPGGVFVNAEQVAGPTPELDRRYDEVWMEQITELGASPEEIAASRGRMRHDRPATVADQCRWLAEAGLVDVDCYFKEWRFAVFGGRAA